A part of Saccharomonospora amisosensis genomic DNA contains:
- a CDS encoding enoyl-CoA hydratase/isomerase family protein produces MTAQALAYEIVNEVVWITINRPEARNALNSEVRSALFEAFDTFNADRNAKVLVLTGAGDTAFCAGGDLKEMADTELTVPPSGFVPHLGRNVKVDKPTIAAVNGVAYAGGFLLAQMCDLVVAAEHARFAVTEVKVGRGAPWAAPLPWLIPPRVALQILLTGEPIDAARAYQIGLVNEVVPAGELREATQLFAERIAANAPLSVLAAKATIYAAADRGWHDALDEADRIWEPVYLSEDAQEGPRAFREKRKPVWRGR; encoded by the coding sequence ATGACAGCACAGGCGCTTGCTTATGAGATCGTCAACGAGGTGGTCTGGATAACGATCAACCGGCCGGAGGCGCGCAACGCGCTCAATTCGGAGGTTCGGTCCGCTTTGTTCGAGGCGTTCGACACCTTCAATGCCGATCGCAATGCGAAGGTGCTGGTGCTCACCGGCGCCGGTGACACTGCCTTCTGCGCGGGGGGAGACCTCAAGGAGATGGCTGACACGGAGTTGACGGTGCCGCCATCGGGCTTCGTTCCGCACCTCGGTCGCAACGTAAAGGTCGACAAGCCCACCATCGCGGCGGTCAATGGGGTGGCCTACGCCGGTGGTTTCCTGCTTGCCCAGATGTGCGACCTGGTCGTGGCCGCCGAGCACGCCCGGTTCGCGGTCACCGAGGTCAAGGTGGGCCGGGGTGCGCCGTGGGCCGCGCCGTTGCCGTGGCTCATTCCGCCGCGCGTAGCACTGCAGATCCTGCTGACCGGGGAGCCTATCGACGCCGCGCGGGCCTACCAGATCGGCCTGGTCAACGAGGTAGTACCGGCCGGGGAACTCCGGGAGGCGACGCAGCTTTTCGCGGAACGCATCGCCGCGAACGCGCCGCTGTCTGTGCTCGCCGCGAAGGCGACGATATACGCGGCTGCCGACCGCGGGTGGCACGACGCGCTGGACGAGGCTGACCGGATCTGGGAGCCGGTTTACCTGAGCGAGGACGCGCAGGAGGGACCGCGCGCTTTCCGCGAGAAGCGCAAACCGGTGTGGCGCGGCAGGTAG
- a CDS encoding transposase, with amino-acid sequence MTNNGVAAGFAAAAAGAEDGLDLRVARELIDRARADGVSLVGSDGLLRQSTKTVLETALNAELDEHLGYERGDAAEKFGTNEWSSAKTVRTDVGEVRIAVPRDREGTFAPADRAEILSTGRRIP; translated from the coding sequence TTGACGAACAACGGGGTGGCGGCCGGCTTTGCGGCCGCGGCGGCGGGTGCCGAGGACGGTCTTGACCTGCGGGTCGCGCGGGAGTTGATCGACAGGGCGCGCGCGGACGGGGTGTCTCTGGTCGGGTCGGATGGACTGCTGCGGCAGTCGACGAAGACGGTGTTGGAGACGGCGCTGAACGCTGAACTGGACGAGCATCTCGGCTATGAGAGGGGTGATGCGGCCGAGAAATTCGGGACCAATGAGTGGTCGTCGGCGAAAACGGTGCGGACCGACGTGGGAGAGGTGCGCATTGCCGTGCCGCGTGATCGGGAGGGCACCTTCGCGCCCGCAGATCGTGCCGAAATACTCTCGACGGGTCGAAGGATTCCATGA